From the genome of Nicotiana sylvestris chromosome 2, ASM39365v2, whole genome shotgun sequence, one region includes:
- the LOC104241105 gene encoding casparian strip membrane protein 3-like, with product MGGVEAGEDTKDSKTEPKGNRGISFLDFIMRIFAIVGTLGSAIAMGKTNDTLPSFTEFIKFKAEYKDLPTFTFFVVANGIVSAYLAVSLVLSILHIVMSGARITRVVLIFFDTVMMAFLTSGASAAAAIVYLAHKGNERANWIAICQQYNSFCDRASGSLVGSFIGVLVFVLLIILSALALSRN from the exons ATGGGTGGTGTTGAAGCTGGAGAGGACACAAAAGATTCAAAGACAGAGCCCAAAGGGAACAGAGGAATTTCATTTCTTGATTTTATTATGAGAATATTTGCCATTGTAGGTACCTTGGGAAGTGCAATTGCCATGGGGAAAACTAATGATACCCTTCCCTCCTTCACTGAATTCATCAAGTTTAAGGCTGAGTACAAGGACCTTCCCACTTTCAC GTTCTTTGTGGTAGCGAATGGCATCGTTAGCGCATATTTGGCTGTATCTCTTGTCCTATCCATCTTACACATTGTCATGAGTGGTGCAAGAATAACCAGGGTGGTTTTGATCTTCTTTGATACG GTGATGATGGCATTTTTGACATCTGGAGCATCAGCAGCAGCAGCCATAGTATATTTGGCACACAAGGGAAATGAACGTGCAAATTGGATTGCTATATGTCAGCAGTATAACTCATTCTGCGATCGTGCCTCTGGCTCTTTGGTTGGATCGTTTATTGGAGTTCTTGTGTTTGTGCTGCTGATTATATTGTCTGCTCTGGCCCTTTCAAGAAACTGA